A window of the Mucilaginibacter sp. cycad4 genome harbors these coding sequences:
- a CDS encoding DUF1080 domain-containing protein: MKYPLILTALLAGSCFMANAQNAKPEDTEIWEPVPKVVTPGKNLGDAPSDAIVLFNGKGLDEWVSVEDKTPAKWLVKGDVLTVNKATGNIETKRSFGNYQLHIEWKVPASITGSGQARGNSGVFLASIGKGDAGYELQVLDSYDNKTYVNGMAGSLYKQVIPLANPGRKPGEWNVYDVIWTAPVFNEDGSLKSAARATVFFNGVLVENNFELLGPTQYIGKPSYEGKKHGPSPIKLQAHGDKSEPLSFRNIWVREL; the protein is encoded by the coding sequence ATGAAATATCCATTAATACTAACTGCCCTTTTAGCAGGAAGCTGCTTCATGGCAAACGCGCAAAATGCCAAACCTGAAGACACCGAGATTTGGGAACCGGTACCTAAAGTAGTTACACCCGGTAAAAACTTAGGCGATGCACCATCTGACGCCATCGTTTTATTCAACGGTAAAGGTCTTGACGAGTGGGTTTCTGTTGAAGATAAAACCCCCGCCAAATGGCTGGTGAAAGGTGATGTGCTTACCGTAAACAAGGCTACCGGCAACATCGAAACCAAAAGGTCTTTTGGCAATTACCAATTACACATTGAATGGAAAGTGCCTGCAAGCATTACAGGCAGTGGCCAGGCCCGCGGTAACAGCGGTGTGTTCTTAGCTTCGATAGGCAAGGGCGATGCCGGTTATGAACTGCAGGTTTTAGATTCTTATGATAACAAAACCTATGTTAATGGTATGGCAGGCAGCTTATACAAGCAGGTAATCCCGTTGGCAAACCCTGGCCGCAAGCCCGGCGAGTGGAATGTTTATGACGTAATTTGGACTGCTCCTGTATTTAACGAAGACGGTTCATTGAAATCGGCAGCAAGAGCTACTGTATTTTTCAATGGCGTATTGGTTGAAAACAACTTTGAGCTGCTTGGCCCTACACAATACATCGGCAAGCCATCGTACGAAGGTAAAAAACATGGTCCTTCGCCAATTAAATTACAGGCGCATGGCGATAAAAGCGAGCCGCTTAGCTTCCGCAATATTTGGGTAAGAGAGCTGTAA
- a CDS encoding sugar phosphate isomerase/epimerase, giving the protein MTTRRTFLAQAGLIAAGAVIAPKLVSAKASNKVGLQLYSLRDQLPKDVKGVIAQVAKAGYNEVETFGFNKETGYWGLKGKEFSQLLKDNGLTTPSGHYGLDEYLGSGKTGDLNAYIEVANTIGQSHIIIPALNHNFIKTVDDCKGVAEKMNKIAGILKASGLKLGYHNHNFEWAPVGDTTFYDVVLANTDPKLVAMEMDIYWVVRAGKDPVEIFEKHPGRFSFVHVKDRDKTNAELNTEIGNGDIDFKTILGKAKLAGIKHFIVEQENYTNIDPYVSIAKSASYLKDTLHV; this is encoded by the coding sequence ATGACAACCAGAAGAACATTTTTAGCACAAGCCGGACTAATAGCTGCCGGTGCTGTTATTGCACCTAAGTTGGTTTCGGCAAAGGCTTCAAATAAAGTGGGCCTGCAGTTATATAGCCTGCGCGATCAATTACCAAAAGATGTAAAAGGTGTTATTGCACAAGTGGCAAAAGCCGGTTATAACGAGGTTGAAACCTTTGGTTTTAACAAGGAAACCGGTTATTGGGGATTAAAAGGCAAGGAATTTAGCCAGCTTTTAAAAGATAACGGTTTAACAACACCAAGCGGTCACTACGGCCTGGACGAGTATTTGGGCTCGGGTAAAACTGGTGATCTGAACGCTTACATCGAGGTTGCCAATACCATCGGTCAATCACATATCATTATCCCTGCTTTAAATCATAACTTCATTAAAACCGTTGACGACTGTAAAGGCGTTGCCGAAAAAATGAACAAGATTGCCGGGATCCTGAAAGCATCGGGCTTAAAATTAGGTTACCATAACCACAACTTTGAGTGGGCACCTGTTGGCGATACTACTTTTTACGATGTAGTGCTTGCCAATACAGATCCTAAACTGGTAGCCATGGAAATGGATATTTACTGGGTAGTACGTGCCGGTAAAGACCCGGTTGAGATTTTTGAAAAACATCCCGGCCGGTTCAGCTTTGTGCATGTTAAAGACAGGGATAAAACCAATGCCGAACTGAATACAGAAATAGGCAATGGTGATATCGATTTTAAAACCATATTGGGTAAAGCTAAACTTGCAGGCATTAAACATTTTATTGTTGAGCAGGAAAACTATACCAATATTGACCCGTATGTGAGCATTGCAAAAAGCGCTTCATACCTGAAAGATACGCTTCACGTTTAA
- a CDS encoding TIM barrel protein: MASNQNRRSAIKSMIAGTAAIGASGVLSSFTTETEKHMQADDKLKGNINHAVCRWCYGDFTVDQLCAAAKDIGIKGIDLVGPSDWPTLKKYGLFSSMCNGAEINLTDGFGDKQFHAKLHENYTKMIPLVAEAGYKNLICFSGSRRGKTDEEGWNNCVEGLKPMVALAEKHNVILVMELLNSKIDHKDYQCDRVEWGAELCRRLGSENFKLLYDIYHMQIDEGDVIRNIRANHQYIAHYHTGGVPGRNEIDDTQELYYPAIMRAIVEVGHKGFVAQEFIPKQKDKIASLKKAVHICDV, encoded by the coding sequence ATCAAAACAGGCGTTCGGCTATTAAAAGCATGATCGCGGGCACGGCCGCCATAGGCGCGTCGGGCGTACTATCTTCATTTACCACTGAAACTGAAAAACATATGCAGGCTGATGATAAGCTCAAAGGCAATATTAACCATGCCGTATGCCGCTGGTGTTACGGCGATTTTACGGTAGATCAGCTTTGTGCCGCCGCAAAAGATATTGGCATAAAAGGCATCGATTTGGTTGGCCCTTCTGACTGGCCTACACTTAAAAAATACGGCCTGTTCTCATCCATGTGCAACGGTGCCGAAATCAACCTCACAGATGGTTTCGGTGATAAGCAATTTCATGCCAAACTGCATGAAAATTATACCAAAATGATCCCGCTTGTTGCTGAAGCCGGTTATAAAAACCTGATCTGTTTTAGCGGAAGCCGCAGAGGTAAAACCGATGAGGAAGGCTGGAACAATTGCGTTGAAGGCCTTAAACCGATGGTAGCGCTTGCTGAAAAACACAACGTAATACTGGTAATGGAACTGCTTAACAGCAAAATTGACCATAAAGATTACCAGTGCGACAGGGTAGAGTGGGGCGCTGAGCTTTGCCGCAGGCTTGGTTCAGAAAACTTTAAACTGCTGTATGATATCTATCATATGCAAATTGACGAGGGCGACGTGATCCGTAACATCCGGGCCAATCACCAGTACATAGCGCACTACCATACTGGCGGTGTTCCCGGTCGTAACGAAATTGATGATACACAGGAGCTTTACTATCCGGCCATTATGCGTGCCATTGTTGAGGTAGGGCATAAAGGTTTTGTGGCGCAGGAGTTCATCCCCAAACAAAAAGACAAAATAGCTTCGCTTAAAAAAGCGGTACATATTTGTGATGTTTAA